DNA from Sphaerodactylus townsendi isolate TG3544 linkage group LG08, MPM_Stown_v2.3, whole genome shotgun sequence:
TATATTCAGGAATGAGGAGCTCTTGGTCTGGTACGATGAAGAACTTTCCGGGCTTCTGGGGTTCAGAGAAATTCAAGCCAGTAGCCAATTCCAGagcggtgagtggggaaagccggGCCTGTGAGTGCATGGGGTTGTCTACTCCAGGTTGAAAGAGTCCACAGATGCAGGGAGCATCTGGGTAGGTCCCAGGACctaggcagagcattctgcaacaaagaaggtccaacatgttttgttctgtggcggaggaatataccaTTTGCTATCATCTTTATCTGGAACACCCCCTtgtcccaccgctgccaccatgtcACGAAATCATGaaaagcttgggagagccatgcttgtttctACAAAACCTTGGtttctttttccagatactctgaaaccagctgagttctcaatgattttactgaaaataaaataaaaacattcaatacagatatttctcaacTGAATGGCACCGTTCCTTCAGACTTTcctcagcccccccttcccccccccccccgagctcggAGATGCTCACCCAAGCTCAGTTTGGATCAGAATCTCCAAACCTTTGTTCCTTACTTCTCAGGAaaacttccttcctgccatgtGGTCACCTGGCCTTTCATGTTTGGGGCTTCCTTTTGGTTACCACCTTTTGGTCCTGCCTCTGGACATCAAAGagcttgtcaggctagtgtgactttTTCTAACACTGTAGTGGAGTAACTTCATTACCAGACAGATGATAGGTGGATGGATGGTAGAAAGATAGATGGAATATCTGGATGATAGATGGGTACATGTGTATATGGATGGAGGTAGGTAGGTACATAgtagaagatggatggatggatggatggtttgATGGATGGTTCGATGGATGGTTCGATGGATGGAAGATAAACAGACaaaggtctccaggccccacctggagttctgtcaggactgagcctgtcagtgcgaaatggcaggtagggcagggggaggcaatgTACCATcctttggtgtggggcgaaagcCCGACGTCTTCCCCTCGGCGCCCCAgggtatcccggacacagatcctaccaaaggaaggtgtgaactgttcccaggctcgcaatgctttgtagtgaatgctttgtagtttgtagaggggagtgggagccatttggctcggtgggagggggcaacgggatatagaTAGTGGGTTTGCGCGGGAattgccagattcctcttttgacaatgttacctacgctctgcattaaaggctttagaacaaatctacagtttccgtgatttccagatccgaggtttgacaAGCTCCCTTAGGGGTGGCTTGCAGCTTGGAAAGGAGGCAGTGGGGCTTCCAGATGCTCAGCAAGAGCATTTTCGTGAGATCCTGCCTGCACTTAGCATTCCCATCTCCTTTTGCCCGGGGCAGATTTTGCTTCTCCTGGTGAAGCAGGCAGGGGAGTGCCCCGAGAGTCCGGACAGTAAGTGCCATATTGGAAGTTGTGCCAAGACAAACAAAAGGCTCTGGTTTCTGTGGTGCAAGGAAAAGTGTTTCGGTCTGATTGATACCAGTTAAGTAAGTCTGAATGACTCTGTTCTCACCTGCACTTAAACTGGGCGGTGAGTAAGGGTCTGGCGACACAAGGACTCTGAACTTGTTTTCTTTCAATGGGTTTGCCATTTCTCTCTATGAAATACCTCTGTGAAGGTTGCAGATACCAAGATAAGCCCCAGTGAAGGGAGGGATTATAAGCCCCAGTGAAGGGAGGGATCGTAGCCATTATGAGGACTGAGGGCCTTCCTTAGGCTGTTCATGAATTCTTCTTCAGGCTTCTGCCGTGGCTTCCTTTGGGTCTAGAGACAGCCTTCATCTCAAACTCCACCTTTTCAGGCACCCCTTCCCGTTCTTTCCTTAAGCTTGATATCTTGGCATGCCAGCAAATGTCATTGCCTGCCATCACTCTGAGCGGCAGTAGGAGAAAAACGGTAGAGAACAGTGACATCACCATTGTTTCTGAGTATAGTCTGGAAAAGACAAAGAGTGGCTCTAGGAATCAAgagaaattctgtggtaaaaccataaaatgtCTATGGTAAATTCTATGGTAAGGAGTGGCTCTAGGAATCAAgagaaattctgtggtaaaaccataaaatgtCTATGGTAAATTCTATGGTAAAGAGTGGCTCTAGGAATCAAgagaaattctgtggtaaaaccatagaatttctatGGTAAATTCTATGGTAAGGAGTGGCTCTAGGAATTAAgagaaattctgtggtaaaaccatacaaTTTCTATGGTAAATTCTATGGTAAAGAGTGGCTCTAGGAATCAAgagaaattctgtggtaaaaccataaaatTTCTATGGTAAATTCTGTGGTAAAGAGTGGCTCTAGGAATCAAgagaaattctgtggtaaaaccatagaatttctagTAATTTCTAGAGCCACCTATTTTTACTTCTCTGTTGTATCCAGAAGGGACATAGTTCTGGACAAGGTCATCatcaccattattattttttaattagtatgattatattatgtttattattgttgtactattAAAGCTACTTTCATATACATGGGCAGGGTGTGTTAATTTTTATTCTTGGGCCACTCTTCTGAACTCAATCTCTGTTAactgaggtggattccacacagcaggtGCATGACAGGTTgcagtcattttctttctttttttaaatttgtatgtGTGCACTTTACCCATTCAGgaagcgattggagcccacggaaacaatccgggttgcttttacGCCTTCCCACAGAaacgcttctctcttttttagttGCCTGCCACACGTGCgaagctgcacaggcatacagaaacgaacccccacagccatgccaattatCCCACAATCCGATCAGCTGTGCCTGGATAGCTGCACGTGTTCAacatataaaattaaaaacaaaaaggaacctCCCTGCAATGGGCAGGCAATAATACCACCCGTGTTGCACTATAGGTCTCAGGGAAAGCGGTTTTATAATTCCAGATGTCATGGATTATAAtttacatcagcccctgccagcatggccaattggtcagtgctggcaggggctggatgggaatttctgtagtccacaacatctggatgccaaaggttcgccaacactgctatAGGTAGAACTCACGGGTGTGCCGCATGGGGCTGCAACGCGTTTGGGGGGTTAGCACTAGTACAATGGTCaagctcagagaatctgcccacaaagggctgggtgacctgcacaaaatggcgggtgggcagattctccctgacatcgTGGACAGCACGGAACCTAAAGTGAacgggtggaagggaaggaagcaaagcCCCTCTTGCCTGTTGGGCTCTCGTGGGAGCGCTTCTAGTCCAGGATTTGTGTGAAAGGATCTCTGGTtaagcgattttcaaaaatcccagattgaggggaataaaactgGCCAGATTCATTTTGGAAATGGGATCTGTGCAAATTACGTCCGCCCTCCTTCCCCTGCATAAAATGGTTTTAATAACCCCCTGCCGATGTTATAGTTGGCCAGTTGAGAGAGACTCCCTTACGTGGTCTCTGTTGTGCAGGAGGTTGAATGCATGTGTTCCCCAGTTCCTTGTGAAACATCCCCCGGGTCTCAGATCAGCCGCCCTTAACCAGTTGTCACCTTCTTTCTTAGAGCTGAGTTGCCCAAGCTGCAAGCAAGAATTCCGATGGGAGTACACATATCTCTCTCACGCTCGCTTTTTCTGCGGCCCAGAAAAGGGTGCTCAGCTCTGGAGAAGCCTCTGGGCCCCAAAGACCGTGAAAAGAAGGTCAGCAGAACAGCCTACAAACTTCCACAGCTTGGCTAGGGACCTAGAGGTCAAAATGGCTCCTTGGAAAGATGACGCCAGTCACGCGGCTGTGCAGAGAAAAGCAAATGGTAATGAAACGGAGAGCAACCAAAGCAGGAAACCGGTCTTGTTGGAGAAGACAAATTGCCTCCATCGAGAACACCACGGCGGGAGCAGGGAGGGAAGCGTGAGGCAGCAGACGCCAGCAGGAGCTCTCTGGAAGTTTGTTGCAGGAAAACCTGTGTTTCTTAAGAAGGACACCCAAGGGGAGGACAGCGCGTTCACTGAAGTGAGGCAGacaaaggggaaggagaaggctgAGGAGGCCCATGAGGCACAACAGAGAGCCGGAGCAGGCCACTCTGGCAAAGAACAGAATCCGAGCCATCTTGTGCCAAGTCCCCCAGGAAGTGCATTCTCATTGGTCTGGCCCACCAGAGTGGCCGGGGAGCCAAAGAGTGCGTTCCGGAAGCCGGCCAAGCGCTTGCTGGACAGGAAGGCCGTGGCTGCTCCTCAGGACGAGAGCAATCTGGGGAAAGGCCTGGGAAAGCTGTCAGGGTACATCAGCGCCACCGACGTCATGCGGTATGGAAGCTTTTTGACTTCCAAGGTCTTTGTCGGTGATCTAAGCAGTTCTCCGTTGTTGCAGAGTAGCCCTTTCTCTTGTCCTTCGGGACTGTGGCCCCGCCTCCCTGGTGGACAGATATTGACGGTGCCCACGTCGGGCTGCCACTCTGCTTCTTTGGCTCTCTTGCCTCCCACCTTCACCTCCTTTGGGGTGGCGGCCCAAAACTGGTGTGCCAAATGTAACCTCTCTTTCCCGCGATGACGTCCGACTCCAGTGTTCCTACATGGCTCCCTAATTACCACCACAAAAGGGAGGGCCCCCTCCCTCCGAGTCCCAAAGCAAAAGGGAGGCGTGCCGAGGAAAAGCCGCTGACCTGCCCCGGCCTGCCAGTTGCGAATACTTCCGAACGGCACCCACTCTCTCGCCACACATAGTCCCTAACAATTAGTCCCAGAAGGGGAGCAtcgcagcaaaataaaacagcagttctGGCGCTGCTGGAAGATGAACAACGTTTATTTTGGCATGAGCATATTCATGAGGCATATTTTATTTCTTCAgatgctatgaagaagaagtcaCTGACTGCATTTTTATAAGGAAAAACGTAGAAGGTGGGGAGAGGGGCCAAGAAAGATTGGTGTGAATCCCATTGTAAATCTTTCAGGTGTGATTCTCTGGTAAAGGACTGGAACAGGTAAGATGTGAGAGAGACCAGATAGATGTAAGTAGTCAGATCTCAAATGAGCGAAGCTTCAACATCACACAATTCCAGCCTG
Protein-coding regions in this window:
- the ZNF488 gene encoding zinc finger protein 488, which gives rise to MELPLLPKGFWASDSKLLHYPFPDALVTVHTTQEIAKEIVLGPCLLQDTKLDTVAFIALKCLERRNIHYIVKVDVAAVPSPGGFPWMRLVQAAANKKQQNLEATLNNGRLYYRPTRTIFRNEELLVWYDEELSGLLGFREIQASSQFQSELSCPSCKQEFRWEYTYLSHARFFCGPEKGAQLWRSLWAPKTVKRRSAEQPTNFHSLARDLEVKMAPWKDDASHAAVQRKANGNETESNQSRKPVLLEKTNCLHREHHGGSREGSVRQQTPAGALWKFVAGKPVFLKKDTQGEDSAFTEVRQTKGKEKAEEAHEAQQRAGAGHSGKEQNPSHLVPSPPGSAFSLVWPTRVAGEPKSAFRKPAKRLLDRKAVAAPQDESNLGKGLGKLSGYISATDVMRYGSFLTSKVFVGDLSSSPLLQSSPFSCPSGLWPRLPGGQILTVPTSGCHSASLALLPPTFTSFGVAAQNWCAKCNLSFPR